A window of the Helianthus annuus cultivar XRQ/B chromosome 4, HanXRQr2.0-SUNRISE, whole genome shotgun sequence genome harbors these coding sequences:
- the LOC110933079 gene encoding filamin-A-interacting protein 1-like has translation MVKERADWEKYRERLVRQVKEFEKANAKFDEEKAKFEADRKSEEWGREGLRGKLRAAEDLLAKEHAEWKKICVKDNDRMYAARAKITELEGNVAELTGKVEDMQAVKEHVEAELKAELSGKDKDLAAKEVEIGELKRRLQEQVDRNESLEIDLEAEKGKAASAEEAKQKAEEMANSILNVGELDGAVAALIDASRVVGHHGGYLECAQHVEEAIGQEFDTSHCSMTNQADAELARAEKAYDHLSLPVMDLVAEALKHDDWCQRLKAILNPPETVLLSDEEEPAGNDDDGDGDGDDNGDGNE, from the exons ATGGTTAAGGAGCGAGCTGACTGGGAGAAATATCGTGAGCGCCTTGTGAGGCAGGTGAAGGAGTTTGAGAAGGCTAATGCTAAATTTGATGAGGAGAAAGCCAAGTTCGAAGCTGATAGGAAATCAGAGGAATGGGGCCGCGAGGGCCTTAGGGGCAAGCTTCGTGCTGCTGAAGACCTCTTAGCGAAGGAGCATGCTGAGTGGAAGAAGATTTGTGTGAAAGACAACGATCGCATGTATGCGGCTCGTGCCAAGATTACTGAGCTTGAGGGTAATGTTGCTGAGCTGACCGGGAAGGTCGAAGATATGCAGGCCGTGAAGGAGCATGTTGAG GCTGAGCTGAAAGCAGAATTGTCTGGTAAGGACAAGGACCTGGCGGCCAAGGAGGTCGAGATTGGAGAGTTGAAGCGTCGCCTGCAAGAGCAGGTTGACAGAAATGAGTCCTTGGAGATCGACCTCGAAGCCGAGAAGGGTAAAGCTGCCTCTGCTGAGGAGGCCAAGCAAAAGGCTGAGGAG ATGGCTAACTCTATCCTGAATGTTGGAGAACTGGATGGAGCTGTTGCTGCTCTTATAGATGCCTCACGTGTGGTAGGTCACCATGGAGGTTATCTAGAGTGTGCGCAGCATGTTGAAGAAGCAATAGGACAAGAGTTTGATACTAGTCATTGCTCGATGACCAATCAGGCGGATGCGGAGTTGGCTCGCGCTGAAAAGGCTTATGATCATCTATCGTTGCCTGTGATGGATTTGGTTGCAGAGGCACTAAAGCATGATGATTGGTGCCAACGGCTGAAAGCCATCCTCAACCCACCAGAAACTGTTTTATTATCCGATGAGGAGGAACCAGCGGGCaacgatgatgatggtgatggcgATGGTGATGACAATGGTGATGGCAATGAATAG